In Candidatus Contubernalis alkalaceticus, the genomic window GTGCTGTCCCTAGATTGATGAATTGTTTGTAACAGATACTCCAGGGATCTTAAGCATACTAGGCCTGGAATTATATAAAAACTTAACAGCATAACCTGTAATCAAACCCTCTACCAAGATTAAAGGCAGATGACCGGCAATTAAAAGGTTTACCACAGAGAAAAACCCATCGGCAAATCTCTGGTCACTTAACAATAAAAATGAAATCAACAGCACCAGCGTACCTGCAATGGCCACCCCTCCTGACAGGGCTCCCCCCAAAAAAACAGAACGTTTTTGAATACTTTGAAACATTTTATGAACCACCAGTGCCGGCAAAGCCAGCATAAGAGTATTGGCACCCAGAGTAGAAAGGCCCCCGTGCTGGAATAATATAGCTTGGAGCAGCAGGCCCACAAAGAATGCCAGTGGAGCCCGCCTTCCTAAAATTATACCCAAAAGCCCTCCCAGTACAGGATGGATAGTTGAAGGCCCTACAGGAATGCTTATCAAAGAAAGAGCAAAAAAACCTCCGGTCATCAAACTTATCATAGGGATCTCTTCCTCCTGGACCCCTTTAAGAGAATAAGCTACCAGAACTCCTGCGCCCGCAAATGCTGCTGCTGCTACCGGCAAGCTTAAAACACCATCGGCTAAATGCACTTCATTACCTCCTCTTAAAACGTATAGACATCACTGCCACTTATAAAACAGAAGCATTAATGTAATGTGGAAATTGCAAAAGACATTAAAACTGTTACCTTATCTCATCAATTTCTTATCTAACACCTAGTGGTCGTCTTCATACTCAACCGGGTTTTTAGCCGTAAGCTCATTTCCGCTGCTGTCTAACACTTTCAAGTCAAACTCAGAGGGAAAATGCTCAAGAAACACTACATACTCCCCTGCTTCCGTTATCTCAAAGGTAATAGTTGTTTGATCGGGGTTTAAAACCAAGGTATAACCATAGTCCGGCAGAGCTATAAAATCACCTCCGGGCTGAATCTCTGTTATATCCTCTTCTTCCAAAATATGATGAGCATGATGAGCAATATCCTCCATATCTCCTTCATTCAATACAAAAGCTATATCGCAAGAGGGATCACCGCTTTCCATAAATTCCAGGTTATAAACGCCCAATTCAAAAGTAAATTCACCACTCCATTCAAATGGTAAATCCCCATGGTCATGACCATGATCGTCCCCACAGCCGGCAAAAGCCAATAAACTAATTAGGATGACAAACAATATACAGTATTTTTTCATTTTTTAAAAAATCCCCTCTTTCTTTTTTAAATAAATAATAATTATTGCCTATAATACCATCATCATAGTGCTGTAAATTATTAAATAAAGAACCACCTCCTAAAAAATTCCATCTTTCACCATAATAAAAAAACCTTTATACCCGTAATGGGTATAAAGGTCTTAACATCAATAAAAATAAAAACTACCCCCATACACCGTGGGTACTTTAATAAAGAGAAAACAAGCAGGTCTCCTGACTTAGGTTCATCACACTTTTACGCCTTCCCGGCAGAGGTTAAAAGATTACCTCTACTGCCAGTGGCTGTATGTGTAAAAGGCTCACCATCACAGTGACGGGATCGTGCTGGACTCTCACCAGCTTCCCTTTTAATTCCGCAAAAACTCGTTTCCTTATATATTCAATTATTAATTAATATATTAAACTTACACTTACTTCCTTCATAACACTGCTAAAAAATCTTACTTCTATAATACAATAAATTATGTGTAATTGCAAGTGAATTGCATTATTTAAATTTTCTATCTACTCAAAAATTTTAAACATTTTAGTATACATTTTCAAATGTCCCCTGAGATTATAATATAAAATAATCTTTTTTATATTACCTTTTTCATGTTTTACATCAGTATCAATTGAGCTTTAGATTTCCCTTTTAAGATTTTAAAGTTGGACTAAAAATTTTAAACCTTTTGGATATAAAACTTAATTACATCTACCGCTTCTTCTGCATTCCGGGGTTTGAATCCAGTGCCTTTAAAAATCTCCGCCAGCATGGGAACTTCCAAAAATGCCTGAAGCATCAATTCCCGATCTGTTAACAATTCCACTTCTCCCGCAGCCAACACTTTGCCCTCTTTCATAATAATCACCTGATCAGCCCAGGTAAAAGCCAGGTTAACATCATGGGTGCTGAGAATCAAGGTGGCTCCTTTTGAATTTAAATCGTTTAAGATTTCCACCATTTGACCGGTAGAATAAGGATCCAGGCCGGAAAAAGGCTCATCACAAACCATCATTTCCGGTTCCATGGCCAACAGTCCCGCTATGGCCACTTTCTTTTTTTGACCCAGGCTTAAATTATAAGGGGGTTTGTCCTTTAAAACTTCAATGTTTACTCTCTTCATGGCACTTAAGGTTCTAGATAAAACCTCTTCTTCTGAAAGCTTTAAATTCCTTGGCCCGAAAGCAATATCATTAAATACGGTGGTGGAAAAAAGCTGATTATCGGGATTATCAAAAAGAAGTCCCACCATTTGTCTAATCTTAGATATATTCTCCTTTTTTAGGGGATAACCCATTACTGTAATCTGTCCCTGTTGGGGCAAAAATATCCCGTTTAAGTGGTAAATTAAAGTGGTCTTCCCGCTTCCATTAGAACCCAGTATCGCTGTTTTTTTGTTTTTTTCTATTTTCAAATGGATCTCTTTCAAGGCTTCAGTACCATCGTCATAATTATAGGTAAGGCCTGTTATATCCACAGCATTCATTTAATTACACCACCTGTTCTATAACGATTAAAAATACAACTACAAACACTGTAACTATAGTTTTTATCATATCCATGGAGGTAATAGGGGAAGGACTGCTTACGGGCATTTTCCCCTGAAAACAACGGGAGGACATGGCTCTATAAACATGTTCAGAGCGGTCCACAGATTTTATAAAAAGCCCCCCCGAAAGTTCTCCATAAACTTTTAAAGCATTGATATGAATACCACCAGAAAAAAGCCGGGAGGCCAGTGCCCTTTGAATACTCTTAATCTCCTGCATAAATAAAAATGTGTAACGATAAGCCAAAAACAAAACAGTGATGATTATATAAGGCACTTTTAAATGATATAAGCCTTCCAAAAACTCTTCTATGGGCTGGGTCACCAGCATAACAATCATAGCAGTCATGGAGGCTAAGGCTTTCAGAGATAGTAACGCCGCAAAATAGTAACGGTCCATTGCAGGGGGAAGCCCTCCCCCCAAAATAATGGGCACAGACATTAGTGCTAAAAAAGGCACCAATAGTAAGAGTTTTTTCATCAGGAAAGAAAAAGATAATCCCATAAGTAGTGCAGAAATCAATGCAAAAAACAGAGCAGCTAAAACCAGTACTGGAGTATTTAAACTGACCACTCCAAAAACAAAAAGTAACGCAGCAGCAGTTTTAGCCCGAGTATCCCAGGCCCGCCCCCAAGTATTTACCCCAGCAATATGATTTCCTTTAAAATGATATCGGCCCAAGTGAATCAGCTCCTTAAAAAAAATAACCTTTATCGACGTAAGGATAAAGGTTTTTAGTAGTGTAACTCCTTTAACCCATGCACCGTGGGTATTTGGAAACAATTGACTGACAGGTATCCTGGCTTTAGGTTCATCAGCTGCTTACGC contains:
- a CDS encoding energy-coupling factor transporter transmembrane component T family protein; this translates as MGRYHFKGNHIAGVNTWGRAWDTRAKTAAALLFVFGVVSLNTPVLVLAALFFALISALLMGLSFSFLMKKLLLLVPFLALMSVPIILGGGLPPAMDRYYFAALLSLKALASMTAMIVMLVTQPIEEFLEGLYHLKVPYIIITVLFLAYRYTFLFMQEIKSIQRALASRLFSGGIHINALKVYGELSGGLFIKSVDRSEHVYRAMSSRCFQGKMPVSSPSPITSMDMIKTIVTVFVVVFLIVIEQVV
- a CDS encoding CbiM family transporter, which translates into the protein MHLADGVLSLPVAAAAFAGAGVLVAYSLKGVQEEEIPMISLMTGGFFALSLISIPVGPSTIHPVLGGLLGIILGRRAPLAFFVGLLLQAILFQHGGLSTLGANTLMLALPALVVHKMFQSIQKRSVFLGGALSGGVAIAGTLVLLISFLLLSDQRFADGFFSVVNLLIAGHLPLILVEGLITGYAVKFLYNSRPSMLKIPGVSVTNNSSI
- a CDS encoding ATP-binding cassette domain-containing protein; the protein is MNAVDITGLTYNYDDGTEALKEIHLKIEKNKKTAILGSNGSGKTTLIYHLNGIFLPQQGQITVMGYPLKKENISKIRQMVGLLFDNPDNQLFSTTVFNDIAFGPRNLKLSEEEVLSRTLSAMKRVNIEVLKDKPPYNLSLGQKKKVAIAGLLAMEPEMMVCDEPFSGLDPYSTGQMVEILNDLNSKGATLILSTHDVNLAFTWADQVIIMKEGKVLAAGEVELLTDRELMLQAFLEVPMLAEIFKGTGFKPRNAEEAVDVIKFYIQKV